A stretch of Brassica napus cultivar Da-Ae chromosome C6, Da-Ae, whole genome shotgun sequence DNA encodes these proteins:
- the LOC106402721 gene encoding agamous-like MADS-box protein AGL18 → MEQILSRYGYIAADHRQREESMTSEFKRLQLAIERVKGKELEGMSFSDLISLESQLNDSLLSVKDQKTILLNQVERSRLQEKRTLEENQLLRKQIESMVGRGSSGPQVEPESSSSDENDKEDHHSGTSLQLG, encoded by the exons ATGGAGCAAATTCTATCTAGATATGGGTACATTGCTGCTGATCACAGACAAAGAGAAGAATCTATGACGAGTGAATTTAAGAGATTACAGCTTGCAATCGA GAGAGTGAAGGGTAAGGAGCTTGAGGGTATGAGTTTCTCGGATCTTATTTCTCTTGAAAGCCAGTTGAATGATAGTTTGCTTAGTGTCAAAGATCAAAAG ACAATCTTGCTCAACCAGGTTGAAAGATCTCGGTTACAG GAGAAAAGAACATTGGAAGAGAACCAACTTTTGCGCAAACAG ATAGAGTCGATGGTGGGGAGAGGTTCATCAGGACCACAAGTAGAGCCTGAGAGCTCTTCATCAGATGAGAATGACAAAGAGGATCACCATTCTGGCACTTCCTTGCAGCTGGGGTAA